The sequence below is a genomic window from Streptomyces sudanensis.
AGCGGGAGCACGCCGGCGTCGAAGCACGTCCTGTCCCCGGTGTGGCAGGCGGCGCCCACCTGGTCGACCTTGACGAGGATCGTGTCGGCGTCGCAGTCCAGGGCGACGGACCTGACGTGCTGGACGTGGCCGGAGGTGCCGCCCTTGACCCAGTACTCGCGGCGGCTGCGCGACCAGTAGGTGCAGCGGCCGGTGGTGAGGGTGCGGTGGAGGGCCTCGTCGTCCATCCAGCCGAGCATCAGCACCTCGCCGGTGTCGTACTGCTGGGCGATGGCCGGCACGAGCCCGTCGGGGCTGCGCTTGAGGCGGGCGGCGATGGCCGGGTCGAGGTTGCTGCTCATGACGTCATTGTGCCGCGCGGCGCGGGGCGTTCGGGCCGCGTCCGCCGGGCGGAGCGGGGCCGGCCCCCGTACGCTGGCGGTCATGTCCACCCATGCGAAGCGCGAACGACTCGTCCTGGCCGATCTGTTGGAGGCGGTGGGCCCCGAGGCGCCGACCCTCTGCGACGGCTGGACCACCCGCGACCTGGCCGCGCACCTGGTGGTGCGCGAGCGCCGCCCCGACGCGGCGGCGGGCGTCCTGCTGGAACCGCTGCGGGGCCGGCTGGAGCGGGTGCAGGCGGAGTTCGCCGCCAAGCCGTACGAGGAGCTGGTCCGGCTGTTCCGGGCGGGCCCGCCCCGCATGTCGCCGTTCTCCCTCAAGCAGGTCGACGAGGGCGCGAACACCGTGGAGTTCTACGTCCACGCCGAGGACGTGCGGCGGGCCCGGGCGGACTGGGCGCCGCGCGAGATCGACCCGGTGTTCGCGGACGCGCTGTGGACCCGGCTGGAGCGGACGGCCCGCCTGATGGGGCGCCGCTGCCCCGTGGGGCTCGTCGTGCGCCGCCCGGACGGCCAGACGGCCGTCGCGCACCGCGGCACGCCGGTGGTGACGGTGACCGGCGAGCCGGGCGAGCTGACGCTGTTCCTGCACGGGCGGCAGGAGGCCGCCCGGGTGGAGCCGGCGGGCGACGCGGACGCGGTCGACCGCGTCCTCCGGGCGCGGCTGGGGGTCTGAGGCCGCGATCAGGATCGCGATGACCAACGTGTACGTGGACGACGTGGAGAAGGCGCACGCCTTCTCCACCGACGTCCTGGGCTTCGAGACCCGCACCCGCGTCGACCTGGGCGGGGCGCTCTTCCTCACCGTCGGCGCGCCCGGTCAGGACGTGGAGCTGCTGCTGGAGCCGAGCGACAGCCCGATCACCCGGCAGTACACCGCGGGGCTGCGGGCCGCGGGGCTGCCGTGCGTCGTCTTCGGCGTGGACGACCTGCGGGCCGAGTACGAGCGGCTGCGGGGGCTGGGCGTGGCGTTCCCGCAGGAGCCCGCGGAGCAGGGGCCGGTGCTGACGGCCGCCCTGGACGACACGGTCGGCAACCTGGTCCAGCTGGCCCAGCCGCTGGGGTGACGCCGCGCCGCCCGGCGGCCCGCACCGGGTGTCCCCGGTGCGGGCCGCCGGGCCGGACGGCTCAGCGGACGGGGTGGCCGGCCTCCCGGAGGGCGGTCTTCACCTCGCCGATCCGCAGGTCGCCGAAGTGGAACACGGACGCCGCCAGGACGGCGTCCGCGCCGGCCCCGATCGCGGGCGGGAAGTGCTCCAGCCGGCCGGCGCCGCCGGACGCGATCACCGGTACGGCGACGTGCTCGCGGACCGCCGCGATCATCGCGGTGTCGTAGCCGTCCTTCGTGCCGTCGGCGTCCATGGAGTTCAGCAGGATCTCCCCCGCGCCCAGCTCCGCGGCCCGGTGCGCCCACTCCACGGCGTCGATGCCGGTGCCCCGGCGCCCGCCGTGCGTGGTCACCTCGAACCCGGACGGCGTGGCCGCGTCCCCGGTGCACCGCCGGGCGTCCACGGACAGCACGAGCACCTGGCTGCCGAACCGTTCGGCGATCTCCCTGATCAGTTCGGGCCGGGCGATCGCGGCCGTGTTGACGCCGACCTTGTCCGCGCCGGCGCGCAGCAGCCGGTCCACGTCGTCGGCGCCGCGCACGCCGCCGCCCACGGTGAGGGGGATGAACACCTGCTCGGCGGTGCGCCGCACCACGTCGTAGGTGGTCTCCCGGTCGCCGGAGGAGGCGGTGATGTCGAGGAACGTCAGCTCGTCGGCGCCCTCCGCGTCGTACAGCCTCGCCATCTCGACGGGGTCGCCCGCGTCGCGCAGGTTGCGGAAGTTGACGCCCTTGACGACGCGGCCGCCGTCCACGTCCAGGCAGGGGATGACTCGGACCGCGAGGCTCACGACGCGGCACCTCCGTTCGCGCGGTACGCCTCGACCTCCACCTCGACGACGAGCCGGGGGTCGAGGAGGCCGGAGACGACGAGTATCGACGCGGCGGGGCGGACGGCGTCGAACAGCTCCTTGTGGGCGCGGCCGACCTCCTCCAGGTCCCGCGCGTGGGTGAGGTACACGCGGGTGCGGACCACGTCCCCGCGGCCGAGGCCGAGCCGCCCGAGCGCGTCGAACGCCGCGTCGAAGGCGTTGACGGTCTGCTCGTACGGGCCGCCCTCGGCGACGCCGCCGTCGGTCGCCGCGGTGCAGCCGGAGACCAGGACGAGGCCGTGGGGCAGTTCCACGGCGCGGGAGCAGCCGAGCTGCTCCTCCCAGGGGGTGCCGGTGCCGATCCTGCGCGGGGAGGCCGTCATGCGGACACCGCCGCGAGCGCTTCCTCCAGGGTGAAGGCCTTCGCGTACAGGGCCTTGCCGACGATGGCGCCCTCGACGCCCAGGGGGACCAGTTCGGCGATGGCGCGCAGGTCGTCGAGGGAGGAGACGCCGCCGGAGGCGACGACGGGCCGGTCGGTGACGGCGCAGACGCCGCGCAGCAGCTCCAGGTTGGGGCCCTGGAGCGTGCCGTCCTTGGCGATGTCGGTGACGACGTACCGGGCGCAGCCCTCGGAGTCGAGGCGCTCCAGCGTCTCGTACAGGTCCCCGCCGTCGCGGGTCCAGCCGCGGCCGCGCAGGGTGGTGCCGCGCACGTCGAGGCCGACCGCGATCCGGTCGCCGTGCTCGGCGACGGCCTCGGCGACCCACTCGGGGGACTCCAGGGCGGCCGTGCCGAGGTTGACGCGGGTGCAGCCGGTGGCGAGGGCCGCGTCGAGGGCGGCGGCGTCGCGGATGCCGCCGGACAGCTCGACCTTCAGGTCCACGGCCCGGATGACCTCGCTGATCACGTCGCGGTTGTCGCCGGTGCCGAAGGCCGCGTCGAGGTCGACCAGATGGAGCCACTCGGCGCCCGCCCGCTGCCAGGCCAGAGCCGCCTCCAGCGGGGAGCCGTAGGAGGTCTCCGTGCCGGACTCGCCGTGGACGAGGCGCACGGCCTGGCCGTCCCGTACGTCGACGGCGGGGAGGAGTTCGAGCTTGGTCATCTTCGGCGGTCCTAGCCTCTGGGAGGGTGCGGGAGGTCGGTCAGAAGGTCTTGAGCCAGTTGGCGAGCAGCAGGGCGCCGGCGTCGCCGGACTTCTCCGGGTGGAACTGGGTCGCCCACAGGGCGCCGTTCTCGACGGCGGCGACGAACCGCTCGCCGTGGGTGGACCAGGTGACCCGGGGGGCGCGCAGGGCGGGGTTGGAGGTCTCCAGGGACCAGTCGGTCACGGCGTACGAGTGCACGAAGTAGAACCGCTCCCCGGGGTCGATCCCGGCGAACATCTCGCTGTCCCCGGGCGCATCGACGGTGTTCCACCCCATGTGCGGGACGACGGGCGCCCGGAGGGGGCCGACCGTCCCGGGCCACTCGTCGAGGCCCTCGGTCTCGACGCCGTGCTCGACGCCGCGCGCGAACAGGACCTGCATGCCGACGCAGACGCCCATGACGGGCCGGCCGCCGGCCAGCCTGCGGCCGATGATCCAGTCCCCGCGGGCCTCCTTCAGTCCGGCCATGCAGGCGGAGAAGGCGCCGACGCCGGGGACGAGGAGCCCGTCGGCGTTCATGGCCGTGTCGTAGTCGCGGGTGATCTCGACGTCGGCGCCCGCGCGGGCGAGGGCGCGTTCCGCGGAACGGACGTTGCCGAAGCCGTAGTCGAGGACGACGACCTTCTTCGCGGTGCCGCTGTTCATTCGGGTCACTCCCAGATTCCCTGGATCCTCAGTACTCCGGCGAGGAGGCACATGCCGGAGGCGACGGCGAGCAGGACGACGAGCCCCTTGGGCATCTTCTGCCGGGTGAAGGAGTAGACGCCGCCGGCCAGGAACAGGCCGACGACGATCAGGACGGTCGACAGTCCGGTCACCGCGTCCCCCCGTACGTCTCCGCGGCCGCGCGGCGCNNNNGGNCGGCGTGCGCCCGCGGCCCGGCGGCCGCGCGTGCGCCGCTCACAGGGCGCCCTTGGTCGAGGGCAGGATGCCGGCGGCGCGCGGGTCGCGCTCGGCGGCCTGGCGCAGGGCGCGGGCGAGGGCCTTGAACTGGCACTCCACGATGTGGTGGGCGTTGCGCCCGTAGGGGACGTGGACGTGCAGCGCGATCTGGGCCTGGGCGACGAACGACTCCAGGATGTGCCGGGTCATCGTCGTGTCGTACGCGCCGATCATCGGCGCCATGTTCTCCGGTTCGGTGTGCACGAGGTACGGGCGGCCGGAGAGGTCGACGGTGACCCGGGCGAGGGACTCGTCCAGCGGGACCGCGCAGTCGCCGAAGCGGTGGATGCCGACCTTGTCGCCGAGGGCCTGCCGGAAGGCCGCGCCGAGGGCGAGGGCGGTGTCCTCGATGGTGTGGTGGGAGTCGATGTGCAGGTCGCCGTCGGTCTTGACCGTCAGGTCGAACAGCCCGTGGCGGCCGAGCTGGTCGAGCATGTGGTCGAAGAAGCCGACGCCGGTCGAGACGTCGACCCTGCCGGTGCCGTCGAGGTCGATCTCGACGACGACGGACGTCTCCTTGGTGGTGCGCTCGACCCGTCCTACGCGGCTCATGAGCTGTGCTCCTTCCGAATGGCGCGAACCGCGTCCAGGAACGCGTCGTTCTCCTGCGGGGTGCCCGCGGTGACCCGCAGCCGGCCCGGTACGCCGTTGTCGCGGACCAGGACGCCGTGGTCGAGGATCGCCCGCCACGCGGCGTGGGCGTCCTCGAAGCGTCCGAACTGGACGAAGTTGGCGTCGGAGTCGGTGACCTCGTAGCCGGCGGCGCGCAGCCCGGTGACGAGCCGGTCGCGTTCGGCCTTGAGGTGTTCGACGTACCCCAGCAGCGTATCGGTGTGTTCGAGTGCGGCGAGCGCGGTGGCCTGGGTGACGGCGGACAGGTGGTACGGCAGGCGCACCAGCTGGACGGCGTCGACGACGGCCGGGTGCGCGGCGAGGTAGCCCAGGCGCAGTCCGGCGGCGCCGAACGCCTTCGACATGGTGCGGGAGACCACCAGGTGCGGGCGGCCCTCGACGAGCGGCAGCAGCGACGGGCGGTGGCTGAACTCGACGTACGCCTCGTCGACGACGACCAGGGAGGGCTTGGCGGCCTGGGCGGCGTCGTGGAGGGCGACGACGGTGCCGGCGTCGACGGCGGTGCCGGTGGGGTTGTTGGGGGAGGTGACGAACACCACGTCGGGGCGGTGCTCGGCGATGGCCGCCGAGGCGGCCGCCACGTCCAGCCCGAAGTCCTCGCGGCGGGGGCCGGCGATCCAGCCGGTGCCCGTGGAGCGGGAGATCAGCGCGTGCATGGAGTACGAGGGCTCGAAGCCCAGGGCGGTCCTGCCGGGGCCGCCGAACGCCTGCAGGAGCTGCTGGAGGACCTCGTTGGAGCCGTTGGCCGCCCACACCTGCGCCGGGCCGACCTCGTGCCCGGTGGTGCGGGTGAGGTAGCGGGCCAGTTCGGTGCGCAGCTCCACGGCGTCGCGGTCGGGGTAGCGGTTGAGGTTCCGGGCCGCCTCCCGCACGCGCTCCGCGATGCGCTCCACGAGCGGCTCGGGCAGCGGGTAGGGGCTCTCGTTGGTGTTGAGGCGCACGGGGACGTCGAGCTGGGGCGCGCCGTAGGGGGACTTGCCGCGCAGCTCGTCGCGGACGGGCAGGTCGCCAACGCTCGTGCCGGTCATCGCAGCGGCGCCCTTCCCGTGCCGGGCTCGTCCCGCCCGTCCCCGGCGAAGCGCGCCTTCACGGCCGCGCCGTGCGCCGGCAGGTCCTCCGCCTCGGCGAGGGTGACCACGTGGTGGGCGACCTCGGCGAGGGCCTCGCGCGTGTAGTCCACGATGTGGACGCCGCGCAGGAAGGACTGGACGGACAGTCCGGAGGAGTGGCAGGCGCAGCCGCCGGTGGGCAGGACGTGGTTGGAGCCGGCGCAGTAGTCGCCGAGGGAGACCGGCGACCAGGGGCCGACGAAGATCGCGCCGGCGTTGCGGACGCGCCCGGCGACGGCGGCGGCGTCGGCGGTCTGGACCTCCAGGTGCTCGGCGCCGTAGGCGTCGACGACGCGCAGGCCCTCCTCGATCCCGTCGACGAGGACGATCGCGGACTGCCGGCCGCGCAGGGCGGGCAGGATGCGGTCCTGGACGTGCCTGGTCGCGGCGATCCGCGGCTCCAGCTCGCGCTCGACGGCGTCGGCCAGCTCGACGGAGTCGGTGACCAGGACGGCGGCGGCGAGCGGGTCGTGCTCGGCCTGGCTGATCAGGTCGGCGGCGACGTGGGCGGGGTCGGCGGTGGCGTCGGCGAGGACGGCGATCTCGGTGGGCCCGGCCTCCGTGTCGATGCCGACGCGGCCGGTGAAGTACCGCTTGGCGGCGGCGACCCAGATGTTGCCGGGGCCGGTGACCATGTTCGCGGGGGCGCAGCTCTCCGTGCCGTACGCGAACATGGCGACGGCCTGGGCGCCGCCGGCGGCGTACACCTCGTCCACCCCGAGGAGCGCGCAGGCGGCCAGGATCGTGGGGTGCGGCAGGCCGCCGAACTCCTCCTGCGGCGGGGAGGCGAGGGCGATCGACCCGACGCCGGCCTCCTGCGCCGGCACGGCGTTCATGACCACCGACGAGGGGTAGACCGAACGGCCGCCCGGCGCGTACAGGCCGACCCGCTCGACGGGGATCCACTTCTCGGTGACCGTGCCGCCGGGGACGACCTGCGTGGTGCGGGTGGTGCGGCGCTGCTCGCGGTGGACGATCCGGGCGCGCCGGATCGACTCCTCCAGGCCGGCGCGCACGGCCGGGTCCAGTTCCGCCAGGGCGCGGGTCAGCGCGGCGGCCGGAACCCGCACCTGGTCGAGGGCGACCCCGTCGAACCTCCCGGCGTAGTCGATCAGCGCCGCGTCGCCCCGATGGCGTACGTCCTCGCAGATGGGCCGCACCTTCTCCAGGGCGGCTTCCACGTCGAACTCGGCACGGGGCAGCAGGTCGCGCAGGGCGCCGCCGCTCGGCAGGGCGTCGCCTCGCAGATCGATACGTGAGATCACAGGTCAATTCTCGCAGACCGGCGCGCGGCCCCGGTCCTCCGTATCACTGGCCGGTACGCGCCAGACCACTCCCCGGATGTCACCCCTGACGGTTAGCATTCAGCCCGTCACCCAGCGGGAAGAACAGCCGTACGACCCGGGGAAGTGAGGGGGCGGCGTTGACCGGACCGCACGACGACCGCGACGGCCCGCACGGCGGGCACGACGACGAGATGCCCGGCGACCTCACCCCCGCCGAGCTGGGGATGTGGCAGGCGTTCCGGATAGGCGCGTGGTACGACCTGCGGTCGGGCCACCCGGTGCTGGACGACCCGTTCGCGCCGCGGGCGTGGCCGCGGGAGCGGTGCGTCCGGGCGCGGGTGATGGCCCGGCTGCTGCTGTCCGGCCCGCCGGCGCTGGCGGGGCGCGTCTCCGCGCTGAAGGTGCGCGGGGCGCGGATCACGGGGCGGCTGGACCTGGCGGGCGGCACGATCGCGCCCTACGTGGAGCTGCAGACGTGCGTCTTCGACGAGGAGGTGGTGCTGCCGGAGTCCCGGTTCACCACGCTGCGGCTGATCGGCTGCGCGATACCCCGCCTGGAGGCGGCCCGGCTGCACACGGAGGGCGACCTGCACCTG
It includes:
- the hisI gene encoding phosphoribosyl-AMP cyclohydrolase — encoded protein: MSSNLDPAIAARLKRSPDGLVPAIAQQYDTGEVLMLGWMDDEALHRTLTTGRCTYWSRSRREYWVKGGTSGHVQHVRSVALDCDADTILVKVDQVGAACHTGDRTCFDAGVLPLGE
- a CDS encoding TIGR03085 family metal-binding protein → MSTHAKRERLVLADLLEAVGPEAPTLCDGWTTRDLAAHLVVRERRPDAAAGVLLEPLRGRLERVQAEFAAKPYEELVRLFRAGPPRMSPFSLKQVDEGANTVEFYVHAEDVRRARADWAPREIDPVFADALWTRLERTARLMGRRCPVGLVVRRPDGQTAVAHRGTPVVTVTGEPGELTLFLHGRQEAARVEPAGDADAVDRVLRARLGV
- a CDS encoding VOC family protein yields the protein MTNVYVDDVEKAHAFSTDVLGFETRTRVDLGGALFLTVGAPGQDVELLLEPSDSPITRQYTAGLRAAGLPCVVFGVDDLRAEYERLRGLGVAFPQEPAEQGPVLTAALDDTVGNLVQLAQPLG
- the hisF gene encoding imidazole glycerol phosphate synthase subunit HisF encodes the protein MSLAVRVIPCLDVDGGRVVKGVNFRNLRDAGDPVEMARLYDAEGADELTFLDITASSGDRETTYDVVRRTAEQVFIPLTVGGGVRGADDVDRLLRAGADKVGVNTAAIARPELIREIAERFGSQVLVLSVDARRCTGDAATPSGFEVTTHGGRRGTGIDAVEWAHRAAELGAGEILLNSMDADGTKDGYDTAMIAAVREHVAVPVIASGGAGRLEHFPPAIGAGADAVLAASVFHFGDLRIGEVKTALREAGHPVR
- a CDS encoding Rid family hydrolase, which translates into the protein MTASPRRIGTGTPWEEQLGCSRAVELPHGLVLVSGCTAATDGGVAEGGPYEQTVNAFDAAFDALGRLGLGRGDVVRTRVYLTHARDLEEVGRAHKELFDAVRPAASILVVSGLLDPRLVVEVEVEAYRANGGAAS
- the priA gene encoding bifunctional 1-(5-phosphoribosyl)-5-((5-phosphoribosylamino)methylideneamino)imidazole-4-carboxamide isomerase/phosphoribosylanthranilate isomerase PriA, producing MTKLELLPAVDVRDGQAVRLVHGESGTETSYGSPLEAALAWQRAGAEWLHLVDLDAAFGTGDNRDVISEVIRAVDLKVELSGGIRDAAALDAALATGCTRVNLGTAALESPEWVAEAVAEHGDRIAVGLDVRGTTLRGRGWTRDGGDLYETLERLDSEGCARYVVTDIAKDGTLQGPNLELLRGVCAVTDRPVVASGGVSSLDDLRAIAELVPLGVEGAIVGKALYAKAFTLEEALAAVSA
- the hisH gene encoding imidazole glycerol phosphate synthase subunit HisH, translating into MNSGTAKKVVVLDYGFGNVRSAERALARAGADVEITRDYDTAMNADGLLVPGVGAFSACMAGLKEARGDWIIGRRLAGGRPVMGVCVGMQVLFARGVEHGVETEGLDEWPGTVGPLRAPVVPHMGWNTVDAPGDSEMFAGIDPGERFYFVHSYAVTDWSLETSNPALRAPRVTWSTHGERFVAAVENGALWATQFHPEKSGDAGALLLANWLKTF
- the hisB gene encoding imidazoleglycerol-phosphate dehydratase HisB, whose product is MSRVGRVERTTKETSVVVEIDLDGTGRVDVSTGVGFFDHMLDQLGRHGLFDLTVKTDGDLHIDSHHTIEDTALALGAAFRQALGDKVGIHRFGDCAVPLDESLARVTVDLSGRPYLVHTEPENMAPMIGAYDTTMTRHILESFVAQAQIALHVHVPYGRNAHHIVECQFKALARALRQAAERDPRAAGILPSTKGAL
- a CDS encoding histidinol-phosphate transaminase, with protein sequence MTGTSVGDLPVRDELRGKSPYGAPQLDVPVRLNTNESPYPLPEPLVERIAERVREAARNLNRYPDRDAVELRTELARYLTRTTGHEVGPAQVWAANGSNEVLQQLLQAFGGPGRTALGFEPSYSMHALISRSTGTGWIAGPRREDFGLDVAAASAAIAEHRPDVVFVTSPNNPTGTAVDAGTVVALHDAAQAAKPSLVVVDEAYVEFSHRPSLLPLVEGRPHLVVSRTMSKAFGAAGLRLGYLAAHPAVVDAVQLVRLPYHLSAVTQATALAALEHTDTLLGYVEHLKAERDRLVTGLRAAGYEVTDSDANFVQFGRFEDAHAAWRAILDHGVLVRDNGVPGRLRVTAGTPQENDAFLDAVRAIRKEHSS
- the hisD gene encoding histidinol dehydrogenase, yielding MISRIDLRGDALPSGGALRDLLPRAEFDVEAALEKVRPICEDVRHRGDAALIDYAGRFDGVALDQVRVPAAALTRALAELDPAVRAGLEESIRRARIVHREQRRTTRTTQVVPGGTVTEKWIPVERVGLYAPGGRSVYPSSVVMNAVPAQEAGVGSIALASPPQEEFGGLPHPTILAACALLGVDEVYAAGGAQAVAMFAYGTESCAPANMVTGPGNIWVAAAKRYFTGRVGIDTEAGPTEIAVLADATADPAHVAADLISQAEHDPLAAAVLVTDSVELADAVERELEPRIAATRHVQDRILPALRGRQSAIVLVDGIEEGLRVVDAYGAEHLEVQTADAAAVAGRVRNAGAIFVGPWSPVSLGDYCAGSNHVLPTGGCACHSSGLSVQSFLRGVHIVDYTREALAEVAHHVVTLAEAEDLPAHGAAVKARFAGDGRDEPGTGRAPLR